The proteins below are encoded in one region of Nakamurella flava:
- a CDS encoding ATP-binding protein → MHQDSDGGPTAPPPVIGGSQWTDGSGWQFDRDLLMLWGVEQHEAPSVLVDPVLPVGGPAAALTWETWMTGLGPAHRVVTYRIVHGSTGEPRHLQAVVRPDGASADRRPARAWHMDVTASVDVARLQERSVAQATTDRLLVLGQVGAAMAASARPGELLHRITRLVAASLGGSAHMIVLNTEGDGCDYDIVAPPDPRGVTVDRQPADDEASMPRRPTGEEPGAAGGRPVRDVDQAAVTALPRSCQGHPPSRRSAVASIFSLAEMSVTHHLTAPIRLSGRVAGALAVFRPDTAGCFDPADQGLLQVLADGAGAAVAQARARRLLHARAERLHRLVDEREDLREQRDELLEQLEDVEDRERSLVAEVVHDDPLQLIVAATLRLDLVAPHLDPGTRDEIERSLDLLEQAGQRLRDLMKVGLTPPDLRAGLWPAIREIAQVLFMGTGVRVTVRAAADPLLPAAASTGYRVVREAIMNTRRHAQARQLTVAGERRGPLLVVVVQDDGIGCDRESSPDGHFGISTMRARAEAYGGTVTIRRRDGGGCEVQLELPDAFAE, encoded by the coding sequence ATGCACCAGGACTCCGACGGGGGCCCGACCGCACCACCGCCCGTCATCGGCGGGAGCCAATGGACGGACGGGTCCGGATGGCAGTTCGACCGCGACCTGCTGATGCTGTGGGGGGTGGAGCAGCACGAGGCGCCGAGTGTGCTCGTGGATCCCGTGCTGCCGGTCGGCGGCCCGGCCGCCGCACTGACCTGGGAAACGTGGATGACCGGTCTCGGTCCGGCGCACCGCGTCGTCACCTACCGCATCGTGCACGGCAGCACCGGGGAGCCGAGACACCTGCAGGCGGTCGTCCGGCCGGACGGAGCCTCCGCGGACCGTCGCCCGGCTCGTGCCTGGCACATGGACGTCACGGCGAGCGTCGACGTGGCTCGACTGCAGGAGCGGTCGGTGGCGCAGGCCACCACCGATCGGTTGCTGGTTCTCGGGCAGGTGGGCGCGGCCATGGCCGCTAGCGCCCGGCCCGGCGAACTGCTGCATCGCATCACCCGACTGGTCGCCGCTTCCCTCGGTGGCTCCGCACACATGATCGTTCTGAACACCGAGGGCGACGGCTGCGACTACGACATCGTGGCTCCACCTGATCCCCGGGGCGTCACCGTCGATCGGCAACCCGCCGACGATGAGGCATCGATGCCGCGCCGGCCGACCGGGGAAGAGCCTGGTGCGGCCGGCGGGCGGCCCGTGCGGGACGTCGATCAGGCCGCGGTGACCGCGCTGCCGCGCAGCTGCCAGGGTCACCCTCCGAGCCGACGATCCGCCGTCGCGTCGATCTTCTCGCTCGCGGAGATGTCGGTGACCCACCATCTGACGGCCCCCATCCGCCTGAGCGGTCGGGTCGCCGGCGCACTGGCCGTGTTCCGACCCGACACTGCCGGCTGTTTCGACCCCGCCGATCAGGGACTGCTGCAGGTGCTGGCCGATGGAGCCGGCGCGGCCGTGGCGCAGGCCCGCGCACGCCGCCTCCTTCACGCCCGGGCCGAGCGGCTCCACCGACTGGTCGACGAACGCGAGGACCTGCGGGAGCAGCGCGACGAACTGTTGGAACAGCTCGAGGACGTCGAGGACCGCGAGCGCTCGCTCGTCGCCGAGGTGGTCCACGACGACCCCCTGCAGCTCATCGTGGCCGCGACCCTGCGTCTGGACCTGGTCGCGCCGCATCTCGACCCAGGGACCCGGGACGAGATCGAGCGTTCGCTCGACCTGCTGGAGCAGGCCGGACAACGGCTGCGCGATCTGATGAAAGTCGGCCTGACCCCGCCGGATCTGCGCGCTGGGCTGTGGCCGGCGATCCGGGAGATCGCCCAGGTGCTCTTCATGGGTACCGGCGTCCGGGTGACCGTCCGGGCGGCGGCCGATCCGCTCCTTCCGGCGGCAGCCTCGACCGGGTACCGGGTCGTGCGGGAAGCGATCATGAACACCCGCCGACACGCCCAGGCCCGCCAGCTGACCGTCGCCGGTGAACGGCGCGGACCGCTGCTCGTCGTCGTCGTCCAGGA
- a CDS encoding type II secretion system F family protein, which produces MGALVGLLLGVGLLLAWTGVTRRNRPDQPRRDHFRRTREHLHQAGLTTISPGQLIALQALSLLLIGLLTLLVTTSVSVSTLFAVAGAALPRMLVNRLRHRRQADLRELWPEVVDNLTSGVRAGLSLPEALAAIGTRGPEQLREPFRQFGSDYRTTGHFTTSLDRLKNALADPVGDRICESLRVAREVGGTDLGRLLATLSGFLRDDARTRAELLARQTWSVNAARMAVAAPWLVLLLLATQPTTLQAYDSPTGTAILVGGAVLSVVAYRVMIRIGRLPEDRRVLQ; this is translated from the coding sequence ATGGGAGCACTCGTCGGCCTGCTCCTCGGTGTCGGTCTGCTCCTGGCGTGGACGGGCGTCACCCGCCGCAACCGTCCCGACCAACCGCGCCGTGATCACTTCCGCCGCACCCGCGAACACCTGCACCAGGCCGGCCTGACGACCATCAGCCCGGGCCAACTCATTGCGCTGCAGGCACTCTCCCTGCTACTGATCGGGCTGTTGACCCTCCTGGTCACCACTTCGGTCAGCGTCTCGACGCTGTTCGCCGTCGCGGGAGCCGCCCTGCCCCGCATGCTGGTCAACCGCCTGCGTCACCGCCGGCAGGCCGACCTCCGGGAGCTCTGGCCCGAGGTCGTCGACAATCTCACCTCCGGGGTGCGGGCCGGCCTGTCCCTTCCCGAAGCGCTGGCCGCCATCGGTACACGGGGACCCGAACAACTGCGGGAGCCATTTCGGCAATTTGGCTCGGACTACCGCACGACGGGCCATTTCACCACCAGTCTCGATCGCCTGAAGAACGCCCTGGCCGACCCGGTCGGCGATCGGATCTGCGAATCGCTGCGCGTGGCCCGGGAGGTGGGCGGTACCGATCTCGGCCGGCTGCTGGCCACCCTGTCCGGGTTCCTCCGTGACGACGCCCGGACGCGCGCGGAACTGCTGGCCCGGCAGACGTGGTCGGTGAACGCGGCACGCATGGCGGTGGCCGCACCGTGGTTGGTGCTGCTGCTACTGGCCACCCAACCGACCACCCTGCAGGCCTACGACTCCCCGACCGGCACCGCCATCCTGGTCGGCGGGGCGGTGCTGTCGGTCGTCGCGTACCGCGTGATGATCCGGATCGGGCGACTGCCGGAAGACCGGCGGGTGCTGCAGTGA
- a CDS encoding type II secretion system F family protein, with translation MTVLVGALLGGLVAVGVLVAVFGAPPMRRTTLADRIAPYLSDAPPPSRLLTGDPSTGTRSALVVLLRPFVRDTGRLIDRLLGGRQSVEQRLAALGSSQTVDGFRVEQVLWGAMGAGGAIALSLLAVLFGQSNPLALLLVIVVAAVSGVLARDWWLTREVERQDREILAEFPVIAEMLALAVAAGEGPIGALDRITTLAHGPLIDQLSSVLASARSGTPLLTALSDLRDRTRLEPLARFVDGMAVAIERGTPLSDVLRAQAADARAAAKRELLEAGGRREIAMMMPVNS, from the coding sequence GTGACGGTCCTGGTCGGTGCGCTCCTCGGCGGGCTGGTGGCCGTCGGCGTGCTCGTCGCCGTCTTCGGTGCGCCCCCGATGCGTCGCACCACCCTGGCGGACCGCATCGCCCCCTACCTCAGCGACGCTCCACCCCCCTCGCGCCTGCTCACCGGCGACCCGTCGACGGGCACCCGTTCCGCGCTCGTGGTCCTGCTGCGGCCTTTCGTCCGGGACACCGGACGTCTCATCGACCGGCTCCTCGGCGGACGTCAGTCGGTGGAGCAACGGCTGGCTGCGCTCGGCTCGTCGCAGACGGTCGACGGCTTCCGCGTGGAGCAGGTGCTCTGGGGAGCCATGGGCGCCGGCGGCGCGATCGCGCTGAGTTTGCTGGCCGTGCTCTTCGGCCAGAGCAATCCACTCGCCCTGCTGCTGGTCATCGTGGTTGCGGCGGTCAGCGGCGTGCTGGCCCGCGACTGGTGGTTGACGCGTGAGGTCGAGCGGCAGGACCGCGAGATCCTGGCCGAGTTCCCCGTCATCGCCGAGATGCTGGCCCTGGCGGTCGCCGCCGGCGAAGGACCGATCGGGGCACTCGACCGGATCACGACACTGGCCCACGGCCCGCTCATCGATCAGCTCTCCAGCGTGCTCGCCTCGGCCCGGTCGGGCACCCCGCTGCTGACGGCACTGTCCGACCTGCGCGACCGCACCCGGCTGGAGCCGCTCGCCCGGTTCGTCGACGGCATGGCCGTGGCGATCGAGCGCGGCACCCCGCTGTCGGACGTGCTGCGGGCCCAGGCCGCCGACGCCCGCGCGGCAGCCAAGCGGGAGCTGCTCGAGGCCGGCGGCCGCCGGGAGATTGCGATGATGATGCCGGTCAATAGCTAG
- a CDS encoding recombinase family protein, translating into MTADLPAGIYARISSDDEGLGLGVQRQITDCRTEAQRRGWTVTSEYVDNDVSATRSKVRPEYQRMLRDVVNGRIKAVVVWDVDRLTRTPRELEDVIDLADRQGLALASVGGDIDLSTPQGRLTARLKGSVARHETEQQSRRLRRKFDDRAAEGRRHGRVPYGYAPSADGPDQLDPHQAGVIALAAKMLLAGQSLRAVTAELNRRGEPTPRGSGVWTSTQLRQVLLRPRNAGLRVHRGSVLGPGDWPPVYDVDVHDRVLALLTDPTRRTSRGAERKHLLSGLAICGRCGDDDIIVNVGRKSRGKTQPPAYVCRSCTRVRRKQAAVDEVVEGVVVARLQLPDALAVLAAGDPLVVESARAEAAALEARLGLAADQFADGAITGDQLQRISAKLRPQIDHAKERMNAAMPTPGMAELAGVDAGSRWSVAPLEVRRAVIDALCTVTIMPAGPGKPFDPESVRIQWRSS; encoded by the coding sequence ATGACAGCTGACCTACCGGCCGGGATCTACGCGCGAATCTCATCCGACGATGAGGGCCTCGGCCTCGGCGTCCAACGTCAGATCACCGACTGCCGGACGGAAGCCCAACGGCGGGGCTGGACTGTCACCAGCGAGTACGTCGACAACGACGTCAGCGCGACCCGATCCAAGGTCCGCCCCGAGTACCAGCGGATGCTCCGTGACGTCGTCAACGGCCGAATCAAAGCCGTCGTGGTGTGGGACGTGGACCGCCTCACCCGCACCCCCCGCGAACTCGAGGACGTCATCGACCTCGCCGACCGCCAAGGCCTCGCGCTTGCGTCCGTCGGCGGAGACATCGACCTCTCCACCCCGCAGGGCCGACTGACCGCACGGCTCAAGGGCTCCGTCGCGCGCCACGAAACGGAACAGCAGTCCCGTCGGCTGCGTCGCAAGTTCGATGACCGAGCCGCGGAGGGCCGCCGGCACGGGCGTGTCCCGTACGGGTACGCCCCATCGGCCGACGGGCCGGACCAGCTCGACCCCCACCAGGCTGGGGTCATCGCCCTCGCCGCAAAAATGCTGCTCGCCGGCCAATCGCTGCGTGCTGTCACCGCCGAACTCAACCGGCGGGGTGAGCCGACCCCGCGGGGATCGGGTGTGTGGACATCGACTCAGCTGCGTCAGGTGCTGCTGCGTCCGCGGAATGCTGGCCTTCGCGTGCACCGAGGATCCGTGCTGGGCCCCGGCGACTGGCCCCCCGTCTATGACGTCGACGTGCACGACCGGGTGCTCGCCCTGCTGACGGACCCGACCCGGCGAACGTCGCGCGGCGCGGAGCGAAAGCACTTGCTGTCTGGTCTGGCGATCTGCGGTCGGTGCGGGGACGACGACATCATCGTGAATGTGGGCCGCAAGTCGAGGGGCAAGACGCAGCCACCCGCTTACGTGTGTCGGTCGTGCACGCGGGTCCGCCGAAAACAGGCCGCCGTCGACGAGGTTGTTGAAGGGGTGGTCGTGGCGCGGCTCCAGCTGCCTGATGCGCTGGCGGTGTTGGCGGCGGGTGATCCTTTGGTGGTCGAGTCGGCGAGGGCTGAAGCAGCTGCTCTGGAGGCTCGGCTCGGACTTGCGGCCGATCAGTTCGCTGACGGGGCGATTACCGGCGACCAGTTGCAGCGGATCTCCGCGAAGCTGCGTCCGCAGATTGACCACGCGAAGGAGCGAATGAACGCCGCGATGCCGACCCCAGGGATGGCCGAGCTGGCCGGCGTCGACGCAGGGTCCCGGTGGAGCGTTGCGCCGTTGGAGGTTCGACGTGCTGTTATCGACGCGCTGTGCACCGTGACGATCATGCCGGCTGGGCCGGGGAAACCGTTCGACCCGGAATCCGTCCGCATTCAGTGGAGGTCATCATGA
- a CDS encoding AAA family ATPase yields the protein MSAPIQLPTPQRGISHRVLDRSALADLPTPSPLIARTIDLGTVGVVAGYWGTLKSFIGLSWASSAATGFAWDGRAVEPCRVLYVAAEGAYGLHQRLSAWEQHRRTVIPSAEFLTLPEPVNLGSEDSVNQVIEFVASERIRFAWFDTLAKCMPGMDENSSRDMGVAVSSLYRIRAATGDGAVAAIHHTGKDKTTIRGSSALEAGVDWVYKTEGDANGIQLSRTKRKDGPVEDVHRLAFQAVDGTDSGVVVQSQEGLGLRPNADELLSHFQSHFSLTGATPTQLFEVSDMPKSSFYRALSELVSAGVIQNHGTDKRAFYKEASHG from the coding sequence ATGAGCGCTCCCATCCAGCTCCCCACTCCGCAGCGTGGGATCTCGCATCGCGTGCTTGACCGCAGTGCGCTCGCTGATCTGCCCACCCCCTCCCCGCTGATCGCCCGGACGATCGACCTTGGAACGGTCGGTGTTGTGGCCGGCTACTGGGGCACGCTGAAGTCGTTCATCGGCCTCTCCTGGGCCTCCAGTGCCGCCACAGGCTTCGCCTGGGATGGTCGGGCCGTTGAACCCTGCCGCGTTCTGTACGTGGCTGCTGAGGGCGCTTACGGCCTACACCAACGGTTGTCGGCCTGGGAGCAGCACCGTCGTACCGTCATCCCTTCGGCGGAGTTCCTGACGTTGCCCGAGCCGGTGAACCTGGGCAGCGAGGACTCGGTGAACCAGGTCATCGAGTTCGTGGCGTCTGAGCGGATCCGCTTCGCCTGGTTCGACACCCTCGCGAAGTGCATGCCGGGCATGGACGAGAACTCGTCCCGGGACATGGGCGTCGCCGTCTCCAGCCTGTACCGCATTCGAGCGGCGACGGGCGACGGCGCCGTCGCCGCCATTCACCACACCGGCAAGGACAAGACCACCATCCGCGGGTCGTCCGCTCTCGAGGCGGGTGTGGACTGGGTTTACAAAACCGAGGGCGACGCGAACGGCATCCAGCTCAGCCGGACGAAACGCAAAGACGGACCTGTCGAAGACGTCCACCGGCTCGCGTTCCAAGCCGTTGATGGGACCGATTCAGGGGTAGTCGTCCAGTCCCAAGAGGGCTTGGGACTACGTCCCAACGCGGACGAGCTTTTGTCCCACTTCCAGTCCCACTTTTCTTTGACCGGGGCGACCCCGACGCAGCTGTTCGAGGTGTCGGACATGCCGAAGAGCAGCTTCTACCGGGCTCTGTCTGAGCTGGTCAGCGCCGGTGTGATCCAGAATCACGGCACTGACAAGCGGGCCTTCTACAAGGAGGCCAGTCATGGCTAG
- a CDS encoding phage tail tape measure protein — MPVEIASAYVSIVPTLKPLTGNLSRIFQPVEQAGQDAGDRAGDNSGKGFLGGFGGLIKGGVAGIALAAGAAFTDAFVGAMDAKKSMAKLEGSLGLDPAETQKLGKTAGALYSAGYGESIAGLTDTLGVVKSSIKGLNDADLQKVTGKALSFASAFDTDVSESISSVNTLINSGLVTDANQAFDLLTKASQKVPASLRGDVMDASDEYSQFFRTLGFSSDQAFDVLVKGSEKGAFGIDKAGDAIKEFTIRSTDMSASSVAAYEAIGLNAQDMSNSILQGGDVAQGATQKIIDGILGIKDPSEQANTAIALFGTQMEDMNVADIPQFLEGLKGTSGALGDTAGAADKMDAAMGSTSSGFELFWRNIKTNLVDFISNTVLPKLAEFGNWFNQTFGPTIAVAGEWIRGTLIPAFSEVGAWISGQLAPVIQDLTSYLVNDLIPAWGRFVEWWQTTGWPILEPILAFIRSSIENLVNVVRSVIDVIGGVLSGDWSRVWDGIKGIFSGIWDQILNVLNTVWGVIQGVVEAIGPWVLDKLTSFAGFLAEKGSEFLGWIWNGITAKAEEVKNWFTALPGVLWDKLLEAGGGAVAWVTGKGSEFIGWIKTGLENGLDAVLTFFSELPSKAWQKILDLKDDILAVGGKVIEWIGDGIKNAAHFVWDALTSVFQRDENETPAQQAARTNGVSGLAGGGMPFAEPQGAGGGVVRRLTPGRLSMAAGGGVLPGYAPGIDNIHAVLSPGEAVMVPEWTRMVGVQNVYKMNRAARAGRFVAPDKFLGREMFAGGGVAGLKSSASSFGESISKRIAEGIKAGKDKEDAASSLSFGGGRGGFLDGIFNLGKQVVAQATAGAGGFSGNGQWGPENYSGNAANTAAAIAFTKSKWGLTDVFGWRASGSVGGSDHPKGKAMDAMIPNYASQQGISLGTSVADWFVGNPNAFGTKYVIWRDRINQGGSWGPYSHPGGNDDNLAHRNHVHVSFLSGAGQFSGQAVGDNNKEMGSLISKIAGSVASKFGLGMGGPAAGDSGPAPVQGGAFIPNVERWRPMAEAALRAFGYGPEWVSPMLWQMTTESSGNPNALNDWDRNFPLYGGSKGLLQTIQPTFESALRGTPYENLIPRGPYDPWANMLAAVSYVKRNYGGPGVWNKAVGGNPNPYDTGGWLMPGQQGINLLNKPEAVLRPEESAAYIKHAKTIGTDGAATPTLVIKLDNSDPLQVAVAKMIDDGFVTAANTVPVAEMQH, encoded by the coding sequence ATGCCGGTCGAAATCGCCTCCGCGTACGTCTCAATCGTCCCCACCCTAAAACCACTGACCGGCAATCTTTCTCGGATCTTCCAGCCGGTCGAGCAGGCCGGGCAGGACGCCGGTGACCGCGCGGGCGACAACTCCGGCAAGGGCTTCCTCGGCGGCTTCGGTGGCCTGATCAAGGGCGGCGTCGCCGGTATCGCCCTGGCCGCCGGGGCCGCGTTCACCGACGCGTTCGTCGGCGCCATGGACGCCAAGAAGTCCATGGCCAAGCTGGAAGGCTCCCTCGGGCTCGACCCGGCCGAGACACAGAAGCTCGGCAAGACCGCCGGGGCGTTGTACTCGGCGGGGTACGGGGAGTCGATCGCCGGTCTCACCGACACCCTCGGTGTCGTCAAGTCGTCGATCAAGGGCCTGAACGACGCCGACCTACAGAAGGTCACCGGTAAAGCGTTGAGCTTCGCGTCGGCGTTCGACACCGATGTCTCCGAGTCCATCTCCTCGGTCAACACCCTCATCAACTCGGGCCTCGTCACCGACGCGAACCAGGCGTTCGACCTGCTGACCAAGGCGTCCCAGAAGGTCCCCGCCTCCCTCCGCGGCGACGTCATGGACGCCAGCGACGAATACAGCCAGTTCTTCCGCACCCTCGGGTTCTCCTCCGACCAGGCATTCGACGTGCTGGTCAAGGGCAGCGAGAAGGGCGCGTTCGGCATCGACAAAGCGGGCGATGCCATCAAGGAATTCACCATCCGCTCCACCGACATGTCCGCGTCCAGCGTCGCCGCCTACGAGGCCATCGGCCTCAACGCCCAAGACATGTCCAACAGCATCCTTCAGGGCGGTGACGTCGCCCAGGGCGCCACCCAGAAGATCATCGACGGGATCCTCGGCATCAAGGACCCCTCGGAGCAGGCCAACACCGCCATCGCGCTCTTCGGAACGCAGATGGAAGACATGAACGTCGCCGACATACCCCAATTCCTGGAGGGTCTCAAGGGCACGTCCGGCGCTCTGGGTGACACCGCGGGTGCGGCCGACAAGATGGACGCCGCGATGGGCTCCACGTCGTCGGGGTTCGAACTGTTCTGGCGGAACATCAAAACCAACCTCGTCGACTTCATCAGCAACACAGTGCTTCCCAAGCTCGCCGAGTTCGGGAACTGGTTCAACCAGACCTTCGGACCCACCATCGCTGTGGCCGGCGAATGGATCCGCGGCACCCTCATCCCCGCGTTCAGCGAGGTCGGCGCGTGGATCAGCGGACAGCTCGCCCCCGTCATCCAGGACCTGACCAGCTACCTCGTCAACGACCTGATCCCCGCCTGGGGCCGGTTCGTCGAATGGTGGCAGACCACCGGGTGGCCGATCCTCGAACCGATTCTCGCATTCATTCGCAGCAGCATCGAGAACCTGGTCAACGTCGTCCGCTCCGTCATCGACGTCATCGGCGGTGTCCTGTCCGGTGACTGGTCCCGCGTCTGGGACGGCATCAAAGGCATCTTCTCCGGCATCTGGGACCAGATCCTCAACGTCCTGAACACCGTGTGGGGCGTCATCCAGGGCGTCGTCGAGGCCATCGGGCCGTGGGTGCTCGACAAGCTCACCTCCTTCGCCGGTTTCCTCGCCGAGAAGGGCAGCGAATTCCTGGGCTGGATCTGGAACGGCATCACCGCCAAAGCCGAAGAGGTCAAGAACTGGTTCACGGCCCTGCCTGGGGTGCTGTGGGACAAGCTCCTCGAGGCCGGCGGCGGCGCCGTCGCCTGGGTCACCGGCAAGGGTTCCGAGTTCATCGGCTGGATCAAGACCGGCCTCGAGAACGGCCTCGACGCTGTCCTCACGTTCTTCTCCGAGCTGCCCAGCAAGGCGTGGCAAAAGATCCTCGATCTCAAGGACGACATCCTCGCGGTCGGCGGCAAAGTCATCGAGTGGATCGGTGACGGCATCAAGAACGCCGCCCACTTTGTCTGGGACGCACTGACCTCAGTCTTCCAGCGAGACGAGAACGAGACCCCCGCGCAACAGGCCGCCCGCACCAACGGGGTGTCCGGTCTGGCGGGCGGTGGAATGCCGTTCGCGGAACCGCAGGGTGCTGGCGGTGGCGTCGTGCGGCGGCTCACGCCGGGTCGCCTCAGCATGGCCGCCGGTGGCGGGGTGCTACCCGGTTACGCGCCTGGCATCGACAACATCCACGCCGTCCTGTCCCCGGGTGAGGCCGTGATGGTCCCGGAGTGGACCCGCATGGTCGGCGTGCAGAACGTCTACAAGATGAATCGAGCCGCCCGCGCCGGCCGGTTCGTGGCACCCGACAAGTTCCTCGGACGCGAAATGTTCGCCGGCGGTGGCGTTGCCGGTCTCAAGTCGTCCGCGTCATCGTTCGGTGAGTCCATCTCCAAGCGGATCGCCGAGGGCATCAAGGCCGGCAAGGACAAAGAAGATGCCGCGTCGAGCCTGTCCTTCGGCGGAGGGCGCGGCGGTTTCCTCGACGGGATCTTCAACCTTGGCAAGCAGGTCGTCGCTCAGGCGACTGCCGGTGCGGGCGGCTTCTCCGGTAACGGTCAGTGGGGTCCGGAGAACTACTCCGGGAACGCCGCGAACACGGCCGCCGCGATCGCGTTCACGAAATCGAAGTGGGGCCTGACCGACGTCTTCGGGTGGCGCGCCAGCGGGTCGGTCGGCGGGTCGGACCACCCCAAGGGCAAAGCCATGGACGCCATGATCCCGAACTACGCGTCGCAGCAGGGCATCAGTCTGGGCACGTCGGTCGCGGATTGGTTCGTCGGTAACCCCAACGCGTTCGGCACGAAGTACGTGATCTGGCGGGACCGCATCAACCAGGGCGGCTCGTGGGGTCCGTACTCCCACCCGGGCGGCAACGACGACAACCTGGCGCACCGCAACCATGTGCATGTCAGCTTCCTGTCCGGTGCCGGGCAATTCTCCGGTCAGGCTGTTGGTGACAACAACAAAGAGATGGGTTCGCTCATCTCTAAGATCGCTGGCTCGGTGGCGTCGAAGTTCGGGCTCGGCATGGGCGGCCCTGCCGCTGGAGATTCGGGTCCTGCTCCTGTTCAGGGTGGCGCGTTTATCCCGAATGTGGAGCGGTGGCGGCCGATGGCCGAGGCCGCGCTACGTGCTTTCGGTTACGGCCCGGAGTGGGTCAGCCCGATGCTGTGGCAGATGACGACTGAGTCGTCGGGTAACCCGAACGCGCTGAACGACTGGGACCGCAACTTCCCTCTGTACGGCGGGTCGAAAGGTCTCCTCCAAACCATTCAGCCGACGTTCGAGTCCGCGCTGCGGGGCACCCCGTACGAGAACCTCATCCCGCGGGGACCGTATGACCCGTGGGCGAACATGCTCGCCGCTGTCTCGTACGTGAAGCGGAACTACGGCGGGCCGGGTGTATGGAACAAGGCCGTCGGCGGTAACCCCAACCCGTACGACACCGGGGGCTGGCTCATGCCAGGACAGCAGGGCATCAACCTGTTGAACAAGCCGGAAGCTGTTCTGCGACCGGAAGAGTCGGCGGCGTACATCAAGCACGCAAAGACCATCGGCACCGACGGTGCGGCCACCCCCACGCTCGTCATCAAGCTCGACAACTCCGACCCGCTACAGGTCGCCGTCGCCAAGATGATCGACGACGGATTCGTCACCGCCGCCAACACGGTCCCCGTCGCCGAGATGCAGCACTGA
- a CDS encoding HNH endonuclease signature motif containing protein: MPFKTKAIRNRARRRIAQRVRAGEPCCLCGQPIDLSIAYPDPWSFTVEHTTPTSRGGTDDYEGLAPAHNRCNRARSNGPSGTVGRNSGSLGPLGGAPKGGPLPDLSWHRDIPGAPNTPGRRL, encoded by the coding sequence ATGCCATTCAAAACCAAAGCCATCCGAAACCGAGCACGACGACGCATCGCCCAACGAGTACGAGCCGGCGAACCCTGCTGCCTCTGCGGCCAACCCATCGACCTGTCGATCGCCTACCCCGACCCATGGAGCTTCACCGTCGAACACACCACACCCACCAGCCGCGGCGGCACCGACGACTACGAAGGACTCGCCCCCGCCCACAACCGATGCAACAGAGCACGATCCAACGGACCAAGCGGCACCGTCGGACGCAACTCCGGCTCACTCGGACCCCTGGGAGGGGCCCCCAAGGGGGGGCCCCTCCCAGACCTCTCGTGGCATAGGGATATCCCTGGGGCCCCGAATACCCCAGGGCGGCGGTTGTGA
- a CDS encoding type II toxin-antitoxin system HicB family antitoxin has translation MAADGPSSDHHKYDVHIEREGRFWLVRVPETGSLTQARNLDEVEQMAREVITLDLDLRSVDDVEVVVHGPTE, from the coding sequence GTGGCAGCTGACGGTCCGTCGAGCGACCACCACAAGTACGACGTCCACATCGAGCGGGAGGGTCGGTTCTGGCTCGTCCGAGTCCCTGAGACTGGCAGCCTCACCCAAGCCAGGAACCTCGACGAGGTTGAGCAGATGGCCCGGGAGGTCATCACCCTCGACCTCGACCTGCGATCCGTGGACGACGTCGAGGTCGTTGTCCACGGGCCGACGGAGTAG
- a CDS encoding helix-turn-helix domain-containing protein — MIIEQAVTINHRTEWSPDTEEDRFHAEVTQYAATHGLDPDSNLAFLSVMRAWEQAAGDEDSGREPCPDWCDHNGQHRWTHELHTPSPFACGRSSRLHSRATTDGVQVLAVETDRTFDPEQQFSETAHVQIDDWKIDNPGEAVTFLRAVAEACSIAFPGLRMSASVDVNVPADPARESAPHTKTDLLTMADAAGITGFHVQSLYRWSRLGTLPTVRIGRSVRVRRADLDRWLTKQQRGRGRRR, encoded by the coding sequence ATGATCATCGAACAGGCTGTAACCATCAATCACCGAACTGAGTGGTCCCCTGACACCGAAGAGGACCGCTTCCACGCCGAGGTCACCCAGTACGCCGCCACCCACGGGCTGGATCCGGACAGCAACCTCGCCTTCCTCAGCGTGATGCGAGCCTGGGAACAAGCCGCCGGCGATGAAGACTCAGGCCGCGAGCCCTGCCCCGACTGGTGCGATCACAACGGCCAGCATCGTTGGACCCACGAGCTGCATACCCCAAGCCCCTTCGCCTGCGGCCGGTCCTCACGACTCCACAGCAGGGCGACCACCGACGGCGTCCAGGTTCTAGCGGTCGAGACCGACCGCACCTTTGACCCGGAGCAGCAGTTCAGCGAAACCGCTCACGTGCAGATCGACGACTGGAAGATCGACAACCCGGGCGAGGCGGTGACGTTCCTGCGAGCGGTCGCTGAGGCTTGCTCGATCGCGTTCCCCGGCCTGCGGATGTCGGCATCGGTGGACGTCAACGTCCCTGCCGACCCTGCACGGGAGTCGGCGCCTCACACAAAGACGGATCTGCTGACGATGGCCGATGCCGCCGGTATCACCGGTTTCCACGTCCAGAGCTTGTACCGCTGGTCCCGTCTGGGGACACTTCCGACGGTGCGCATCGGCCGGTCCGTCCGAGTTCGTCGTGCCGACCTGGACAGGTGGCTGACCAAGCAGCAAAGGGGGAGAGGGCGTCGTCGTTGA